The segment AAATAGGTGACGTACTACTCGTTTCCACTCCAATTCAACATAATTTGTGGTAATCTGTCCTTTAGACTGCATACAGTAATCTCCTTCTAGAATTATTACTGACAAGCCCATAAGCGCCACAGTGCAGTATTACATAACACGTTTTCCATTTTATATATTAGAAGGTATGCTCATAAGCCACTACCTGGAGATCTGTATATCAGCCCCAGGCCTCAGTGCTGCAGTGGGGATGTCACCAGACTGCCTCTGAGCTTCGAAGTCTCCTTGAGTCTGTCTCGACTGCTGTGCAATACACATGGATTAGATCAAATCTGATTAAATCAAGCTTGGTGGTTTTGTTTTCTCTTGCCAAAAGGGGCTGTCTTTTTAGATGCTACACAGCCTTTGTAGTAAATCTTGCTGTGATCCCCACTTGACTCTAGGGGTCAGTGTTCATATTCTAACAAAAACGTTCCCATGTAGGCGGATGAGTAAATAAACTTGATTCAAACGGCTCATCCACGACTTTATTAAAGCATGCACATTCCCCCCTAAATATTACATAACGTAGGCTAGCCTGGCCAATATAAACTGGGCATAAATTGATGTTTTACAAGTCAAATCCTTATGGATGGATCGAAATGTACAGAATGGTTACCcaggcctacctgtttgacagactaAATTAGGCTATAGGCTGCTATAACCATTTGAGTGGTATTAAAAAAGATTATGTAGAATTGCCTGACATTATAATAAAAATTACTTTTTTCCCCTCGGACTTGCGAATACAATAATAGATTCACGCAATGATTTTACTATGAAGGAGAACTTTCTATTTCCTACTGTTGTCCATGGTGTCTGCCAACCCATAATCTTCTGGCCCGCAGCCCTGTGCGCTATAAAGAATTCCTGCGTTGCCCTGTAATGCTCTGGTCTCTccaagacatgaggggaaacggtaggcatgttctctgctatccactttgttttaattattattttggttaTAGGGGATGGTCACTTTAAAACAAATGTGAACGTTCAGTGAGGGATTAGGTCAAATATATTTTGCTTAAGGGAGGGCCATCCAGTTTCATTTCAGAGGAGGTCcgattttctccatgtaacccttatTACAAATAATGTTCACTCCCTTACCTGCATGTTTTCTCTGAGGTCGGTGGCTTCCCTCAGTGGCAGTATGGCTGTCTTGAAGATGTCGTCCACAGCCTTGATGACCAGCACCCTCATGGTGGCGTACTCCCGACTTCTCTTGCCCTTACGTACAGACAATCCCCTCTTGTGAGGCTTGCCCCCGCCCCTTCGGTTGGTGATGGCCACATGGACAAACAGCCAGGCGTGGGGAAGGACTTCCCCCGTTAGCGATTGTAACGGTGTGTGCCGGAATCCCGGCTGGAGACACTCGAAGGGGATTGTGTACTGGCCGATGAACTCATCGCCAATGTAGTCATCATCAAGCACCACGAAGCGCACCATGGCCAGCTCTGGTAGGTTTATCTGAAACTCAAAGCTTTCGTCAAACAGTGGGTTCTCCCCATTCTGATTGACAGTTTTAGTCCTTTGCTCTGCACAATCAGCAGGGATGCCATGGATCTCCACATAGACGTAAGGGTCAACAACATCTCCTTTGGCGCCTGAGCCTTTGGGTTTGGGGAAGTTTTGTCCACTTATGATCTTTATGTGCAAGAGCTGAGGAGACACACCAGGCACTGAGTCTTTAGTGTTGGCACTGAAATATGACACCTGCTCCCTCATTATGGCTGGTCGCAACACATAACCACAGTTCCCATTCTGACGGAACCAGCCAATGTTTAGGTCCATCATCAGGCCGGGGGTCTGGTAGTTCATTGCTACGATCTGGCAACCACACTTCCAGAAGTCCTGAGGGTTCATGTTACTGGAGTCAATCCGCATTGGGCTGGGGTAGACTCTCGCCAATAATTTCTTGTTGTAGTTAACAAAGTCGCCTGGGAATTCACTGGCACAGCGACTGGCAAAAACCTCATTGAACGAGCAAAGTTCCCAGTGCCTCTGGCTTTGGAAAGCTGTTGGGAAGTCTTTGAACGCAATCGATTTACACAACGTTACCAGGTCAGAGAGGTCCTTGGACAGCTGGAACTTTTTCAGTGGGATGCTCTGTTGTTCGTTGGCTTCAATGTTCATTCTTTGGGACATCTCAGCCCCCTCATCCTCATCAGTCACTTCGCCCTCCGAGCTAATGCAGATCGTGCCCAGCTTCTTCCCCTTCAGCAGGATTTTACACTTGAGGTCAAAGGGTGAGGGCAGGTAGCTGTCCTCAGATGACGGTGGATCCATGTGAATCTTATCACCAAGAATCTTTTTCAAGTGCTGAAACATGACCCTCTGCTGCTTTAAGGAGCAGTGGTTTTCCAGACACAATATCACGGGAAAGTCAGATGCAACAAAGGCATATTTGTTGATGACGTCACAGACACTGCGGAAGACTATCTGCGAGGTCATTGTGTGGCCAGTGTAAATGACAGGCTCATTATCTGGTCCATCCCAGACATCTAGTTCTACGCTACGACAGCCCATCTTGAGGGCACGGATGTAGCCTGTAACGTCAGAGGGGCCTCTGAACTGATCCTCGATCAGGTATGTGTTGTGGGAAGCGTTGATGTAATAGTGGGACAAGGGCTGGTTCATGTCCTGACACACTGTTTTTTGTTCAGGGTCAAAGATGTGGCACTCTGGCGACATGAGATAATTGGTAAACCCATCAAGGGAGAGCCAGCCCTTGTGCTGCCCCTCTTTCGAAGGTTCATAGCTCTGAATGACCTCCAGACTGGTGTCTTCACTTACTTGTGCCATACCCTGCTCCGCCTCCAGAAACATAGTTAAGTCCTTGGTATCTAGAAATTCCTTGTTGCTAGAGAACTGGACAAGAAGGAAATACATTTCTGGTCTTGTGCAAAGGTCATGAAAGACTTCAGTGAACTCCTCCTTAGTCACACCACATCCCACCTTATCTTTAGATTTGTGAAACTCCTTGAACTTGAGTTCAATCTTAATATTTTTGAGACCAGGGTTTAGGTTTTTAATTAGCTGAACAGCAGCACATAAACTGATGTGCTTGCTGTTGTTGGCATCAGTCTCCTCAAAGAGGTCACCGAGCCAGGAGGAGCGCATGTTGTTCTGGTTGCTTTCAGTCATATTCAAGGTGTGTTTCCCATAGGATATCAGGTATCTAAGCCCGGTCACCCATATGTTGGCCATATCGGCAGAGTTTGCAACCAAGTCCAAAGACTCATAGTTCTCCCCATAGATGATTGAGAAGGCACAGTCCTCTGATATCTGATCATATATTCCGTTGGTCCTAAAAGTTTCGGTGTTTCTCCCTGTCCGCACCTCTTTGATGGACTTGACATCAATTTTGGCTTTCTCTGACTCTTTTTTGGAGGGTTCCCACCTTAGAGACTGCATGTCGGCGTCCAGGAGGAAGTAGCGGTGGTAAACGCGGGAGTTGGAGCGGACCTTCTTCAGTTCAGAGCCGTCCACCATGGCGTTGATGCAGTCGTTCGCACTGCTGATCTTCTTCTCAGTGGGCATGCTGCTGAACGAAACCGTCTTCTTCCTCTCTTTGCGCTGCCTCGAGCCATCCTAAGGAAGAGAAAAGAAAAAACCTGATCTGTAAACCAGTAGAAAATAAGTATATCACTTTAAATTTAGAGGTAAAAAGAGGAGCTGAATACTCTTTCAATCACTTCTCTGAGCAGGAAGCAAAATATTTGATTTGAGATATACTATAGGCCAACTGAAAACGTGGGATTGGGGGTATTCCCGACTCTGTATGACTAAGCATTGGCGCGTGTCTGGATATTGAAATGGGTTGATTATTTCACTGCCATGTGCGAAATCTATTTAACTCCTTAGCATTCCTTGATGATTGGAGCTGCCTAATGTCAGTGTTTGACTTCTAACTGCATTATCGTGAGCATTGCTTTTCAGAGCGAAAACTATTTACTAGATCTCTATAAAACAGTATTTTACCACTCAGGCTTAACCCCCGAGGAACTATGTATTCATTAATTAAGCCGTTTCAGATGACCAAAAAGAACACTGATATAATTTCTTAAAATAGCCATGAGGAGCTTTGTGAAGTATAAATCATCATGTTAAAACATTGGGCATAATGCAGCGGTATGGCAGCCTGCTAATTCTCTTTGTCCATGTTGCTGCTGGTGATGGCAGGCCTTTATGGTCTAGAGGTCATCAATGTTTCCTTTTCAGCCCTACCTCTCAGAGCCCAGAGGGAGAGAACTATCGAACTAAACTTGGCTCAATAAAGAAAATAATTACAACATTTCTGTGAAATGCGTGCAGTTAAATTCTTGACTCTGTGGAAGCAAGTCACACTCAGATCAAAGAGGAAGAGGCCAGTACATGGGATACACTCAGTTGGGCTTAGGCAGTAGGGATGGGGATTTGAAATAATTTCACTATACGAATAGTATCATTATTTTTGTCATTTATTTGGATATTCTAAATACATGTGCACGTTTTTAACATGAGCACTGCTGCTGCGCGAGGGAGAGAGGCTCAAAACATTTTATTGGTcgtgtacacagatttgcagatgttatcgtaggtgcagtgaaatgcttgtgtttctagctccaacagcgcagtaatacctagcaataaaaaataaaagacaatccggaaaaataaagaaatatcagaacgagcaacgTCAGAGACTGGAATATtacagacaggagagaagaaagaaagagatatcTCGGCTATAGCCAAGACTAGCTAACTTGTAGCAGCCACAATGTTATGTATCATCCCATACAACAGTACCTGTCTTGACTGGAGCAGCCTAgagaagctatagctagctaggctaaatgCTGCGCTTTCTCCGCAACCCCATTCAAATAAAACaatagcctacctgttggttgctCGTTGTAGCCTACTCCTTCTCATTTTGCAAACTTTTAATTCCATAATTGTATTCCATCTCGCATTGAATTAGTGAACACTCACTCCACTTGCTACATATTGAGCCTTCGTTGTCACTTTGATTGGCCAACATAAAACAACAAGCTACACACGACACCTGAAGGCTACCGGTCGACTACCTGTCTTTTTATGGGGAGCAGGCAGCACAACATTTTAAGATGAATTACATCCTCTAAAGAGCTATTCTAATGTCTATAAATATTTGACCTTGGATAAGTGCTTCATGCTGAAACTATAGGCTGTAGAGAGCATAAAATAACTCGGCCGAGAGGGAACATAAACAATTGTAATTGTGGATCAATTAATGCATCCTGTCTCACTCTAATATACAgcatctactgctgtacatattctTAGTATATCTTGTTTAAATTCATCAagtgtatatatgtatacattgcacttggattactgttacagtgctattcGGGTTTGTTCCGACATTTTGAGGGGATtatttgacattttactgcattgttaggcgctagtaacataagcatttcactgcacccaatataacatctgctaaactgtgtacgcaTCCAATAAACTGATTTGATGAGATGCTAACAAAGAGGTCAAAGTACAGTTGAGAGCAGCATACCATATATATGGTGCGTCACACGATGTGAAGAACAATGGTTGTTGACATATCTTTTATGTTACCTTGAAGGAACTCCTTGAACAATTGTGTTGCTCGACTTAAGGTGCCTGTCACAGTGCATTATGGGTGCATCACAATGAGTCCCCCCCTAAAAAGGATATAGCCCACACAGATCTAGTAGTTTGTTGGCCACGTGCGTGACATTTCCCAAGAAGTCCGTGTCATTGTTCTGTTCCAGCACTTTATTTTCAACCTTCATCCAGATTCAAGCTGAACTAAATAAAACATGTATTCTGCATCAATTGACTAGCATCAGATGAAGTCTTCAATGCACGCTGAAAGTGCCTGACTTATGAATGAATAGATTCCATTTGCTGATGAAAAGATTCATGACATTACTAAGAGGTTCCAATTTGTTTTCACCCAATACATTGATGCCTTTTTTTAAAGGCCAGCTGGAAGTTGAAAATGGGCATTCAACATAAAAAGACATGCGGGTGGCTAGTTCTCATGTAAGTTGTTTATACTGAAATCAACAGCATGCATATGGTGCTTCAGATGTGGGGAAGCATTTAGCGTCCATCGTCCTGCAACCAAAGCACTGTCAGCCCTGATCGAATGGCCTGCGACGTTCAATGTCCCAAGGCCTGCCATGTGATCTTGCCCGCGCTTGTGTGCACTTACTAAGAGTAATGGCTCTCATGAAAGTCTGTTCTTCACCCCCAGGGCAAAGTCCATTGAAAATGTATTATCTTCGGGTCAAGAAAAATCTGACTTCCCTTTTTGTAGAGTATCTAGTTTTGTCAAACCTGTTCTTAAATAGAAGAGTTGAATGACAAAACTTTAATATTCAGCAGTTAATGTCTATGATTGACTATGAACAACGCCAAATATATACAGAACAAAaaatatgtttcatgagctaaaataagatcccagaaatgttccatacacaggcttatttctctcaaattttgtgcacatttttttttacatccctgttagtgagcatttctcctttgccaagataatccatccacctgccaggtgtggcatatcaagaagctgattaaacagcatgatcattacacaggtgcagttttgtcacacaatgccacagatgtctcaagttgagggagtgtggaattggaatgctgactgcaggaatgtccaccagatctgttgccagataatttgaaatgttcatttctctaccataaactgcctccaaagttgttttagagaatAAGGCAGTACGTCCAACGGCCTTATGATGTCGtgtggcgagcggtttgctgatgtcaactttatgaacagagtgccccatgatggcggtggggttatggtatgggcaggcataagcaacagattttatcaatggcaaattgaatgcacagagataccatgacgagatcctgaggcccattgttgtgccattcatccaccaccatcacattcatccaccaccatcacctcatgtttcagcatgataatgcacgaccCTATGTcggaaggatctgtacacaattcctggaagctggaaatgtcccagttcttccatggcctgcatacttaccACACGTCACAATTGAGCATGTTAGGGATGCTCTGGATAGACGTGTACGATAGCGTGTTCCAGTTTCCGACAatttccagcaacttcgcacagccattgaagaagagtgggacaacattccacaggccacaatcaacagtctgatcaactctatgcgaaggagatttgTCACATTGTGTGaggtcacaccagatacagacTTGTTTTCTGATCCACGACTCTACcattaaggtgtctgtgaccaacagatgcatatctgtattcccattcatgtgaaatacatagtttagggtctaatgaatttatttcaaatgactgatctccttatatgaagtgtaactcaataaaaatcttaaaaaattgttgcatgttgcatttatatatattttgtcagTGTATTCCTATCAACCATGTTGAATGGCAAGATAGTTTGAGTAGAAATTCTAACATGCTTTGCTGATGAAGAAAATTCAATTAAAATTTTTGTCAAACGGTTGCATAGCCTAGTGTTTCAGTTGATTTTGTTGTAACACTTGAGGTTTGGACACCAATTCTATTATGCTATATGATTTAGCTAAATAAGAATCACAGGCTGTGAGTACACTACAGACTTCATAACCTACAAACAATAGTAGGAAAGGTCACATATTTTCTTTAGTACGGTATATGAAAGTGTTGATCCGTCTGATGCTGTGGTTCTCCGCCCTGGTGAAAGAATAGCAACAAGCATCCTGACATTTTATCTATTCTAGTCAGCTACTTCCTGTCCCTCGCGCTCAGGCTTGAGGTTCAAATGAGACAAAGGGAAGGCCACAGTAAGCCATGATTGGACTTTGAAAAAGACAGACAAGCCTCTGCAGGCAGCGCTAGAGCTTTTCTTTCATTCTACAGGTCTGCAGGTGTACACTGAGAGGGTTAAACAAAGGTGCAACTCAAAGTATTCATGTTCAAAACAGTGCTGGGCGACATGTTCAGAGATATAGGACTACGTCACAGAGAAATTAAAAGATCCTCCAATACACTCTATAGGTCTACATCTCAATTGTATGACCGGATTCCAAAACGTAAACCATCGCAAAAATATTTGGGTGGTATGGTCCACAGATTATAGCATATGTTTCTTCTACCTTTGAGAAAGCTTCAGTATTCATATGAATAAGTGCCGATTGTGATGAAGAACTGCTGGTGAGCTATTTTGTTTAACACCATTACTGGCAGAGGTCTAAACTTCACTGTAACCCCCACTCGTCTGGTCTTGTAGAAAAATGACTGCAGAGAAAACACTGTCCAACAAGAAATCAGCACATCTTTCGTTTACAACCTATACATTAGCAGTTGGCACATCTTTACAAGCTACACATTAGCACATCTTTACACGTTATACATTGCATAACAGCTCATCATAGCTGGTTTAACAAAGCCAGTCAGTGAGAAATGAGCtgaattttttatattttttttaatattttttaattGCCCAGTCATTCTAAATTAGGCTTGGCGCGTAAAAAAAGGACTGTTGCATCACTATTTGTTTCAAAACGCCAAATTCTAGATTGAGGAGCGCGCTATAAAAATATTGGCCAACCCTGCATCAGATAGAAACAAACTCATTCACAGGTGTATGTTGTGGTTAAGGAAAAAACATGAATACAGTAGATTATCGCCTCATTTTCTTTGCCGATTTTATATTGATACTGTGACTCCAAGTATCGATTTGTAACGTCAGCAATCACTAGTCAGTGTACCTGCCCCAAAACTCTGGGAACTAGCTATAGGACGATAAATGACAATCTTTTTCATTGTTTTAAATGGTGAGACAACATGTTTTGAGTACCTTTACCTCTCATGGctttctcttgtccctc is part of the Salvelinus fontinalis isolate EN_2023a chromosome 6, ASM2944872v1, whole genome shotgun sequence genome and harbors:
- the LOC129857478 gene encoding inactive phospholipase C-like protein 2 isoform X1, translated to MAEFGENGGSSPSNTGDSVALPSDKKDGKTQCEVSVFNGDCGIPADIVGSETLPDSPGLETANNSSVGLDSKPGIPRRSSIIKDGSRQRKERKKTVSFSSMPTEKKISSANDCINAMVDGSELKKVRSNSRVYHRYFLLDADMQSLRWEPSKKESEKAKIDVKSIKEVRTGRNTETFRTNGIYDQISEDCAFSIIYGENYESLDLVANSADMANIWVTGLRYLISYGKHTLNMTESNQNNMRSSWLGDLFEETDANNSKHISLCAAVQLIKNLNPGLKNIKIELKFKEFHKSKDKVGCGVTKEEFTEVFHDLCTRPEMYFLLVQFSSNKEFLDTKDLTMFLEAEQGMAQVSEDTSLEVIQSYEPSKEGQHKGWLSLDGFTNYLMSPECHIFDPEQKTVCQDMNQPLSHYYINASHNTYLIEDQFRGPSDVTGYIRALKMGCRSVELDVWDGPDNEPVIYTGHTMTSQIVFRSVCDVINKYAFVASDFPVILCLENHCSLKQQRVMFQHLKKILGDKIHMDPPSSEDSYLPSPFDLKCKILLKGKKLGTICISSEGEVTDEDEGAEMSQRMNIEANEQQSIPLKKFQLSKDLSDLVTLCKSIAFKDFPTAFQSQRHWELCSFNEVFASRCASEFPGDFVNYNKKLLARVYPSPMRIDSSNMNPQDFWKCGCQIVAMNYQTPGLMMDLNIGWFRQNGNCGYVLRPAIMREQVSYFSANTKDSVPGVSPQLLHIKIISGQNFPKPKGSGAKGDVVDPYVYVEIHGIPADCAEQRTKTVNQNGENPLFDESFEFQINLPELAMVRFVVLDDDYIGDEFIGQYTIPFECLQPGFRHTPLQSLTGEVLPHAWLFVHVAITNRRGGGKPHKRGLSVRKGKRSREYATMRVLVIKAVDDIFKTAILPLREATDLRENMQNAIVPFKELCGLSAVANLKQCILALSSRLTGADNNPLLVFNLKDQYPTMEPQGQLPDVLKKVVTTYDMMIQTSKTLLENSEGVYDRILLTQKAAMEFHENLHDMAVKEGLKGRKLAKAVESFTWNITILKGQADLLKHAKSEVQENLKQIHYAALTCNLSKDGPSGSTAGSESRTRPRSLDAIPEKATGEDELSEEDN
- the LOC129857478 gene encoding inactive phospholipase C-like protein 2 isoform X2; this encodes MAEFGENGGSSPSNTGDSVALPSDKKDGKTQCEVSVFNGDCGIPADIVGSETLPDSPGLETANNSSVGLDSKPGIPRRSSIIKDGSRQRKERKKTVSFSSMPTEKKISSANDCINAMVDGSELKKVRSNSRVYHRYFLLDADMQSLRWEPSKKESEKAKIDVKSIKEVRTGRNTETFRTNGIYDQISEDCAFSIIYGENYESLDLVANSADMANIWVTGLRYLISYGKHTLNMTESNQNNMRSSWLGDLFEETDANNSKHISLCAAVQLIKNLNPGLKNIKIELKFKEFHKSKDKVGCGVTKEEFTEVFHDLCTRPEMYFLLVQFSSNKEFLDTKDLTMFLEAEQGMAQVSEDTSLEVIQSYEPSKEGQHKGWLSLDGFTNYLMSPECHIFDPEQKTVCQDMNQPLSHYYINASHNTYLIEDQFRGPSDVTGYIRALKMGCRSVELDVWDGPDNEPVIYTGHTMTSQIVFRSVCDVINKYAFVASDFPVILCLENHCSLKQQRVMFQHLKKILGDKIHMDPPSSEDSYLPSPFDLKCKILLKGKKLGTICISSEGEVTDEDEGAEMSQRMNIEANEQQSIPLKKFQLSKDLSDLVTLCKSIAFKDFPTAFQSQRHWELCSFNEVFASRCASEFPGDFVNYNKKLLARVYPSPMRIDSSNMNPQDFWKCGCQIVAMNYQTPGLMMDLNIGWFRQNGNCGYVLRPAIMREQVSYFSANTKDSVPGVSPQLLHIKIISGQNFPKPKGSGAKGDVVDPYVYVEIHGIPADCAEQRTKTVNQNGENPLFDESFEFQINLPELAMVRFVVLDDDYIGDEFIGQYTIPFECLQPGFRHTPLQSLTGEVLPHAWLFVHVAITNRRGGGKPHKRGLSVRKGKRSREYATMRVLVIKAVDDIFKTAILPLREATDLRENMQMIQTSKTLLENSEGVYDRILLTQKAAMEFHENLHDMAVKEGLKGRKLAKAVESFTWNITILKGQADLLKHAKSEVQENLKQIHYAALTCNLSKDGPSGSTAGSESRTRPRSLDAIPEKATGEDELSEEDN